In one Pseudomonas sp. R84 genomic region, the following are encoded:
- a CDS encoding DNA-binding domain-containing protein, producing the protein MRLKEWQLAFESFLLEEDTGANLTLSRSLIGGPTLDVETGLAIYHNAYKARLLEVLRNDFPTILHWMGDEEFEALAMAYIRQCPSTHYSLRWLGRGFEGFVREYLVPEQSAPLAEMIALEWAFTLAFDAPFGEPLTIEAMVALAPEEWPELRVRPVPSLQWLECRCNSLSMWRAVKEESEFPDSMALEIPQICLIWRNQLICSYRSLDPAQATALDGLLNQGWSFAELCAELAVTYGEGAPLQAVTWLKQWIQEGLLERLQR; encoded by the coding sequence ATGCGCCTGAAAGAGTGGCAACTGGCATTCGAATCCTTTCTGCTCGAAGAAGACACCGGCGCAAATCTGACCCTGAGCAGGAGCCTGATCGGTGGCCCGACACTGGATGTCGAAACGGGCTTGGCGATCTATCACAACGCTTACAAAGCGCGCTTGCTGGAAGTCTTGCGCAATGACTTTCCGACGATCCTGCACTGGATGGGTGATGAAGAATTCGAAGCGCTCGCCATGGCGTACATCCGTCAGTGTCCATCAACGCACTACAGCCTGCGCTGGTTGGGCAGAGGCTTCGAAGGCTTTGTCCGCGAGTATCTGGTGCCGGAGCAGAGTGCGCCGCTGGCCGAGATGATCGCGCTCGAATGGGCTTTCACCCTGGCTTTCGATGCACCTTTTGGTGAACCGCTGACGATTGAAGCCATGGTCGCCCTCGCTCCGGAAGAATGGCCAGAGCTGCGGGTCAGACCGGTGCCGTCCCTGCAGTGGCTGGAGTGCCGCTGCAATAGTCTTTCAATGTGGCGCGCGGTAAAGGAAGAATCGGAATTCCCTGACAGCATGGCGCTCGAAATCCCACAGATCTGCCTGATCTGGCGCAACCAGTTGATCTGCAGTTACCGCAGCCTCGATCCGGCGCAAGCCACGGCCCTCGATGGCTTGCTCAACCAAGGATGGAGTTTCGCCGAACTGTGCGCCGAGTTAGCAGTCACTTATGGTGAGGGCGCGCCACTTCAAGCCGTTACCTGGCTGAAACAGTGGATTCAGGAAGGCTTGTTGGAGCGTCTGCAACGATAG
- a CDS encoding heavy metal translocating P-type ATPase: protein MTATTAAPSLLSSAEQRRAARQLTLAMLALGLLGLGLIWRWLVPEQTGVSQLLLGFASLLVAVPVMRSAWYSLRYPSLHGITDQLIALAMLGAWATGDLLTAALLPIIMIFGHVLEERSVIGSQEAIHALGQLTRSHARKVQADGSIIEVDNGTLKSGDTVEVRAGDRVPADGRVLSGQASLDTASITGESVPVEAGVGMTVFGGAINLDGLLRIEVTRTGDESTLGKVIALMQNAERSKPPITRLLERYAGSYMVLVLLLAAVTWFITNDAQAMLAVLVAACPCALVLSAPATAIAGVAVAARHGILIRSSAFLEELADLTSLVVDKTGTLTYGTLRLQSINSPQAQSSAVMALAASLGAASSHPVSRALAGLVSQDQYLTLSDIHERQGLGVVAMTGQGEAALGRPELFAQLGIATTKVPDHDGPIAGLALNGEFLAWLLLADSVKPEARFSLSELRELGLGRQLLLTGDRHSVAQSMAKEVGLHEVEAQALPEDKLNRVLREIDNGFRPMVVGDGINDSLALKAGVVGVAMGAGGADIALASADIVLIGSDLRRLGTCVRLSRQCRRTLQVNVIIGLGWTLAIVVFAAFGWLGAAGAMIAALLHNLSTLLVLGNAGRLLRFQEPLLKLKEDL from the coding sequence ATGACTGCGACGACCGCTGCACCGAGCCTGTTGTCCTCGGCCGAACAACGCCGCGCCGCACGGCAACTGACTTTGGCGATGCTCGCGCTGGGCCTTCTTGGTCTGGGGCTGATCTGGCGCTGGCTGGTTCCGGAGCAAACCGGGGTCAGCCAGTTGTTGCTCGGTTTCGCCTCTTTGTTGGTCGCCGTGCCGGTGATGCGTTCGGCATGGTACAGCCTGCGTTATCCGAGCCTGCACGGCATCACTGATCAGCTGATTGCCTTGGCCATGCTCGGGGCGTGGGCGACTGGCGATCTGCTGACGGCGGCATTGCTGCCGATCATCATGATCTTCGGTCATGTCCTGGAGGAGCGCAGCGTCATCGGCTCGCAGGAGGCGATTCACGCCCTCGGCCAACTGACCCGCAGCCATGCGCGCAAGGTTCAGGCCGACGGCTCGATCATTGAAGTAGACAACGGCACGCTGAAATCCGGCGACACCGTTGAGGTGCGCGCGGGGGATCGGGTGCCGGCGGATGGTCGGGTTCTGTCTGGTCAGGCCAGTCTCGATACCGCTTCAATTACCGGTGAATCAGTGCCGGTCGAGGCGGGTGTCGGCATGACGGTGTTCGGCGGTGCGATCAACCTCGACGGTTTGTTGCGCATCGAAGTGACCCGCACCGGCGATGAGTCGACCCTCGGTAAAGTCATCGCACTGATGCAGAACGCCGAGCGTTCGAAGCCACCGATCACCCGGTTGCTCGAACGTTACGCCGGTAGCTACATGGTGCTGGTGTTGTTGCTGGCAGCGGTGACCTGGTTTATCACCAACGATGCGCAGGCCATGCTCGCCGTGCTGGTAGCCGCGTGTCCGTGCGCGTTGGTGTTGTCCGCTCCGGCGACGGCGATTGCCGGTGTCGCGGTGGCAGCGCGTCACGGGATTCTGATTCGCAGTTCGGCGTTCCTCGAAGAACTGGCTGATCTGACATCGCTGGTCGTCGACAAGACCGGGACGCTGACTTATGGCACCTTGCGTTTGCAGTCGATCAACAGCCCACAGGCACAGTCGTCTGCGGTCATGGCGCTTGCCGCTAGCCTCGGCGCGGCGAGTAGTCATCCGGTCAGTCGGGCACTCGCAGGGTTGGTCAGTCAGGACCAATATCTAACGCTGAGTGATATTCACGAGCGTCAGGGGCTCGGTGTAGTCGCCATGACCGGGCAGGGCGAAGCGGCGCTCGGTCGGCCAGAATTGTTCGCGCAACTGGGTATTGCCACGACCAAGGTTCCCGATCATGACGGCCCGATCGCCGGTCTGGCGCTGAACGGTGAATTCCTCGCCTGGCTGTTGCTCGCTGACAGCGTCAAACCGGAAGCCCGGTTTTCCCTCAGTGAATTGCGTGAGTTGGGCCTTGGGCGACAACTGTTGCTCACAGGCGATCGACACAGCGTGGCTCAATCGATGGCCAAAGAGGTCGGTTTGCATGAGGTCGAAGCCCAGGCGTTGCCCGAGGACAAACTCAATCGCGTGCTCAGGGAAATCGACAATGGTTTCCGGCCAATGGTGGTCGGTGACGGCATCAATGATTCGCTCGCGCTGAAGGCGGGAGTGGTCGGTGTGGCAATGGGCGCCGGTGGTGCAGACATAGCGTTGGCCTCGGCCGACATCGTTTTGATCGGCAGCGACCTGCGCCGGCTCGGCACCTGCGTGCGCCTCAGCCGCCAATGTCGCCGGACATTGCAGGTCAATGTGATCATCGGTCTGGGCTGGACGCTGGCCATTGTGGTGTTTGCCGCATTCGGCTGGTTGGGTGCAGCAGGGGCGATGATTGCGGCGCTGCTGCATAACCTCAGCACCTTGCTGGTACTCGGAAATGCCGGGCGGTTGCTGCGCTTTCAAGAGCCGCTACTAAAACTCAAGGAAGACCTTTGA
- a CDS encoding protease modulator HflK, with amino-acid sequence MRVDLEVDGTLVAGLPRFQQAATQGRRLRRWAFGLGALAGAGWVLAFFVGLFAPQSLWLPLLVNLSAALLVLVAGLQSAWWVTQWRARVMNPVVLAPNAGGEFSAPEGWYERLLDRLSQRGLHMLGQIGAATLWLGGWALLVALSIEQVWNLALPAAAVGLSATVGAALALLLAFGLLVLERQLAQENPAQWPEAGSLAQLTRVAIISLVLGALCLLFAGENAVWPVRVSVLMGILPGLVAIELLLRAVLSVFSPRREQLEPTLLARSFVADMLRWPPQPLLALQHELHNRFGIDLRQIWAFSYMRRAFLPVLALVAVVGWLLTGIHEIPLQGRGIYERFGKPVQVFGPGLHTGLPWPLGRVLIVENGVVHELATSVGENPAPLQADPAEGPAPITANRLWDASHVNDKSQVIASSRGAQQSFQIVNMDVRFVYRIGLTDQAALAATYNSADVPTLIRSTASRILVHDFASRTLDGLLGEDRVGLGEEIGRAVQSDLQQLNSGVEILATVVEAIHPPAGAANAYHSVQAAQIGAQALISRERGAAAEASNQAQLQASLARDQASANARETSATAQAADLKFTAEQKAYASAGQAFVLEQYLGQLGQGLSKAKLLVLDHRLGGSSNGPTIDLRTFTLPADPTPARTTAQPGVAH; translated from the coding sequence ATGCGAGTTGATCTGGAGGTGGATGGCACGCTGGTGGCCGGGCTGCCGCGTTTTCAGCAGGCGGCCACACAGGGCAGGCGACTGCGGCGCTGGGCTTTTGGTCTTGGCGCATTGGCCGGGGCAGGCTGGGTGTTGGCGTTTTTCGTCGGGCTGTTTGCGCCGCAGTCATTGTGGCTGCCGCTGCTGGTTAATTTGAGCGCGGCGCTGCTGGTGTTGGTCGCCGGGCTGCAATCGGCGTGGTGGGTGACGCAATGGCGCGCGCGAGTGATGAATCCTGTTGTCCTGGCGCCGAATGCCGGTGGGGAGTTCTCTGCGCCGGAAGGTTGGTACGAACGGTTGCTGGATCGCCTCAGTCAGCGTGGCTTGCATATGCTCGGCCAGATCGGCGCAGCGACGCTGTGGTTAGGCGGCTGGGCGTTGTTAGTGGCGCTGAGCATCGAACAGGTGTGGAACCTCGCACTGCCCGCCGCAGCCGTTGGATTGTCCGCCACGGTGGGCGCGGCGTTGGCATTACTCCTAGCGTTCGGCTTGCTGGTGCTTGAGCGACAACTGGCTCAGGAGAATCCTGCGCAATGGCCGGAAGCCGGTTCATTGGCGCAACTGACGCGCGTGGCGATCATCAGTCTGGTGCTCGGCGCGCTGTGTTTGTTGTTTGCTGGCGAGAATGCCGTTTGGCCAGTTCGCGTGTCTGTACTGATGGGTATCCTGCCGGGATTGGTCGCGATCGAGTTGCTATTGCGCGCCGTTCTTTCCGTCTTCAGCCCTCGTCGCGAACAGCTTGAGCCTACGTTGCTGGCGCGCAGTTTTGTTGCCGACATGCTGCGTTGGCCACCCCAGCCTTTACTCGCGTTGCAGCACGAATTGCACAACCGCTTTGGCATCGATCTGCGCCAGATCTGGGCGTTCAGTTATATGCGCCGAGCGTTTCTGCCGGTGCTGGCGCTCGTCGCAGTGGTAGGTTGGTTGCTCACCGGTATCCATGAAATCCCACTACAGGGTCGCGGTATTTATGAGCGTTTCGGCAAACCGGTGCAGGTGTTCGGCCCGGGATTGCACACAGGTTTGCCGTGGCCGTTGGGCCGAGTATTGATCGTCGAAAACGGCGTGGTGCACGAATTGGCCACCAGCGTTGGCGAAAACCCTGCGCCGCTGCAGGCCGATCCCGCCGAAGGCCCTGCGCCGATCACAGCCAACCGCTTGTGGGACGCCAGCCACGTCAACGACAAGTCGCAAGTCATCGCCAGTAGCCGTGGCGCTCAGCAGAGCTTTCAGATCGTCAACATGGACGTACGTTTCGTCTATCGCATTGGCTTGACTGATCAGGCGGCGCTGGCCGCGACCTACAACAGTGCCGATGTGCCGACGCTGATTCGCAGCACGGCGAGCCGGATTCTGGTGCACGACTTTGCCTCGCGCACGCTCGACGGTTTGCTCGGTGAAGACCGGGTCGGGCTGGGCGAGGAGATCGGTCGCGCGGTGCAAAGTGATCTGCAACAACTCAACAGTGGCGTGGAAATTCTCGCCACGGTGGTTGAAGCCATTCACCCGCCGGCCGGTGCCGCCAATGCCTATCACAGCGTGCAAGCCGCGCAGATCGGCGCGCAAGCGTTGATTTCCCGTGAGCGTGGCGCGGCGGCCGAGGCGAGCAATCAGGCGCAATTGCAGGCCAGCCTTGCTCGCGATCAGGCCAGCGCCAATGCCCGCGAAACCAGTGCCACCGCGCAGGCGGCGGATCTGAAATTCACGGCCGAGCAAAAAGCCTACGCCAGTGCCGGTCAGGCTTTCGTGCTCGAGCAATATCTCGGTCAGCTCGGCCAAGGCCTGAGCAAAGCCAAATTGCTGGTACTCGATCATCGTCTCGGTGGCAGCAGCAATGGGCCGACTATCGATCTTCGGACTTTCACGCTGCCGGCTGACCCGACGCCCGCGCGTACCACCGCTCAACCAGGAGTCGCCCATTGA
- a CDS encoding protease modulator HflK, with product MSEEVPRGTHSLNSPWVQAGRLAFLALYAVTVLAALAWALSNVRQIDPQNRAVVLHFGALDRVQNAGLLLAWPQPFEQVVLLPAADRVIERRVENLLRSDEALKADRVASFATPLSDALAGSGYLLTGDAGVVQLDVRVFYKVTDPYDFVLQAEHVLPALDRLVTRSAVALTAARDLDTILVARPELIGADNQAAERRERLRGDLVQGINKRLAELKASGQGIGIEVARVDVQSSLPNPAVSAFNAVLTASQQADKAVANARTDAEKLTQTANEQADRTLQVAHAQAGERLAKASADTATVSSLAKNTDPQMLLRLYRERMPKILGQAGSVTTVDPKDDSRLIIQGASK from the coding sequence ATGAGTGAAGAAGTTCCACGTGGAACACATTCGCTGAACAGTCCGTGGGTTCAGGCCGGTCGTTTGGCATTTCTCGCCCTGTACGCGGTGACAGTGTTGGCCGCATTGGCTTGGGCGTTGTCCAATGTGCGGCAGATCGATCCGCAGAATCGTGCTGTGGTTTTGCACTTTGGTGCACTGGATCGCGTGCAGAACGCCGGGCTGTTGCTGGCTTGGCCACAGCCGTTCGAACAGGTGGTTTTGTTGCCAGCCGCGGATCGGGTGATCGAGCGGCGGGTGGAAAATCTTCTGCGCAGCGATGAGGCACTCAAGGCTGATCGGGTCGCTTCCTTTGCCACACCACTGAGCGACGCACTGGCCGGATCTGGTTATTTATTGACCGGTGATGCCGGCGTCGTGCAACTGGATGTGCGGGTGTTCTACAAAGTCACCGACCCCTATGACTTCGTGTTGCAGGCTGAGCATGTGCTGCCGGCGCTCGATCGGTTGGTCACTCGCAGTGCCGTGGCACTGACTGCCGCCAGAGATCTGGACACCATTCTGGTCGCTCGTCCGGAATTGATCGGCGCCGACAACCAGGCTGCCGAACGGCGTGAGAGATTGCGCGGTGATCTGGTACAGGGCATCAACAAACGCTTGGCCGAGTTGAAGGCGAGCGGGCAGGGCATCGGGATTGAAGTGGCGCGGGTCGATGTGCAATCGAGTCTGCCCAACCCTGCGGTCAGTGCATTTAACGCGGTATTGACCGCCAGCCAGCAGGCCGACAAAGCCGTGGCCAATGCGCGTACCGACGCCGAGAAACTCACCCAAACCGCCAACGAACAGGCCGACCGCACACTGCAGGTTGCTCACGCGCAGGCTGGTGAACGCTTGGCCAAAGCCTCTGCCGACACTGCCACGGTGTCGAGTCTGGCCAAAAATACAGACCCGCAAATGCTCCTGCGTCTGTACCGCGAGCGTATGCCGAAGATTCTCGGTCAGGCCGGATCGGTCACCACGGTCGACCCGAAAGACGATTCCCGCCTGATCATTCAGGGAGCCAGTAAATGA
- a CDS encoding protease modulator HflC — MSQSHTHEPHDHSGHDHGHGGHHHHHHGAPEEAGPFPWRRMGCAVLLVAFAIAAASLVQVRSGEATVITRFGNPARVLLDPGLSWRWPAPFEAAIPVDLRLRTTSSGLQDVGTRDGLRIIVQAYVAWQVQGDPDNVQRFMRAVQNQPDEAARQIRTFVGSALETTASSFDLANLVNTDASQVHIADFEAQLRQQIDQQLLATYGVRVVQVGIERLTLPSVTLTATVDRMRAERETIATERTAIGKREAAQIRSAAERDARIVQADATVKAAEIEAQSRVEAAQIYGRAYASSPQLYNLLRSLDTLGTIVTPETKLILRTDAAPFRVLVDGPPTLDSKSGSQP; from the coding sequence TTGAGCCAGTCACACACTCACGAACCGCATGATCACAGCGGCCACGATCACGGCCACGGCGGGCATCATCACCATCACCACGGAGCGCCGGAAGAGGCGGGGCCTTTTCCGTGGCGACGCATGGGGTGTGCCGTGTTGCTGGTGGCGTTCGCCATCGCAGCAGCGAGCCTGGTGCAAGTGCGCTCGGGCGAAGCCACGGTCATCACGCGTTTTGGTAACCCCGCGCGGGTGTTGCTTGATCCGGGTTTGAGTTGGCGCTGGCCGGCGCCATTCGAGGCGGCGATTCCGGTGGATTTACGTTTGCGCACCACCTCTAGCGGCTTGCAGGATGTCGGCACTCGCGACGGTTTACGCATCATCGTCCAGGCCTATGTGGCGTGGCAGGTGCAGGGTGATCCAGACAATGTGCAGCGCTTCATGCGCGCGGTGCAGAACCAGCCAGATGAAGCGGCACGGCAGATCCGCACTTTTGTCGGCTCGGCGCTGGAAACCACGGCCAGCAGCTTCGATCTGGCCAATCTGGTGAACACCGATGCCAGTCAGGTGCATATCGCCGATTTTGAAGCGCAGTTGCGTCAGCAGATCGATCAGCAATTGCTCGCGACCTATGGCGTGCGCGTCGTGCAAGTCGGCATCGAGCGTTTGACCTTGCCGTCTGTAACACTCACCGCCACTGTCGATCGCATGCGCGCCGAGCGTGAAACAATCGCTACCGAACGTACGGCGATCGGCAAACGTGAAGCTGCGCAGATCCGTTCCGCTGCTGAACGCGATGCGCGAATTGTGCAGGCTGATGCGACAGTGAAAGCCGCAGAAATCGAGGCGCAGTCTCGCGTGGAAGCGGCGCAGATTTATGGCCGTGCTTACGCCAGTTCGCCGCAGCTCTACAACTTGCTGCGCTCGCTGGACACCCTTGGCACCATCGTCACCCCGGAAACAAAACTGATCTTGCGCACTGACGCGGCGCCATTCCGCGTGCTGGTCGACGGCCCGCCAACACTCGACAGTAAATCCGGATCGCAACCATGA
- a CDS encoding DUF692 domain-containing protein produces the protein MSVSIPSLGYGLGLRSAYYQQILEQSPNVDWFEVVSENFMVQGGKALYYLDAIAERYPLVMHGVSLSIGGPHALDPDYLKQLKQLANRVRPAWISDHLCWSRGNAHQLHDLLPLPYTEESLDYIAARVMQVQDVLQRPLVLENVSSYVRAASDDFTEWEFLALLSRVSGCELLLDVNNVYVSSRNHGFDPWVFISSLPVDKVRQLHLAGHSDYGDYVIDTHDHPVSDPVWALYQRTLEHFGPVATLLERDDHFPPFDELLDELQKARQLGNKALAGRQQCA, from the coding sequence ATGTCTGTTTCCATTCCCTCCCTGGGCTACGGCCTGGGTTTGCGTAGCGCTTATTACCAGCAGATCCTTGAGCAGTCGCCAAATGTCGACTGGTTCGAAGTGGTCTCGGAAAATTTCATGGTGCAGGGCGGCAAGGCCCTGTATTACCTTGATGCGATCGCCGAGCGTTATCCGTTGGTGATGCACGGTGTATCTCTGTCTATCGGCGGGCCGCATGCCCTCGATCCGGACTATCTCAAACAACTCAAGCAACTGGCCAATCGGGTCCGACCTGCATGGATCTCCGATCATCTGTGCTGGAGCCGTGGCAATGCCCATCAGTTACATGATCTGCTGCCGCTGCCTTACACCGAAGAAAGCCTGGATTACATTGCCGCTCGGGTGATGCAGGTTCAGGATGTTTTGCAGCGTCCGTTGGTTCTGGAGAACGTCTCCAGTTATGTCCGTGCCGCCTCTGATGATTTCACTGAGTGGGAATTTCTCGCTTTGCTTAGCCGCGTGAGCGGGTGCGAATTGCTGCTCGACGTGAACAATGTCTACGTCAGTTCACGCAATCATGGCTTCGATCCGTGGGTCTTTATCAGTAGCCTGCCCGTCGATAAAGTCCGCCAACTGCATCTGGCAGGGCACAGCGATTATGGTGACTACGTGATCGACACCCATGACCATCCGGTGAGCGATCCGGTCTGGGCGCTGTACCAACGCACGCTCGAACATTTCGGCCCGGTGGCCACGTTGCTGGAACGCGACGATCATTTTCCGCCCTTCGACGAATTGCTCGATGAACTGCAAAAGGCCCGTCAGCTGGGGAATAAGGCTCTGGCCGGGAGGCAGCAATGCGCCTGA